From the Paludibacterium paludis genome, one window contains:
- a CDS encoding response regulator codes for MSIRVILGDDHAILREGLIALLEREHDIQVLAQAKNGMELLQLARTLQPDVVITDLAMPIMNGLEVIRRLSAEALPCKLLCLSVTDRPQSVLDALDAGAAGYVLKDNSYEELARGIRRVMANQIYLSGELIGSVVQARRAPQSVEERIRLPKLTARERQVAQLFAEGHSTQAIASRLFLSTKTIGTHRENIFRKLDIKTIAELTRYAMREGLSPVDW; via the coding sequence ATGAGCATTCGCGTCATTCTCGGCGACGACCATGCCATCCTGCGCGAAGGTCTCATCGCGCTGCTGGAGCGGGAGCACGATATTCAGGTGCTGGCCCAGGCGAAAAACGGCATGGAACTCCTGCAACTGGCTCGAACCCTCCAGCCCGATGTGGTGATCACCGATCTGGCCATGCCCATCATGAACGGCCTTGAAGTGATCCGACGCCTGAGCGCCGAGGCGCTGCCTTGCAAACTGCTGTGCCTGTCGGTGACCGACCGGCCCCAGTCGGTGCTCGATGCGCTGGATGCCGGGGCCGCCGGCTACGTGCTCAAGGACAACTCGTACGAAGAGCTCGCCCGCGGCATACGCAGGGTCATGGCCAACCAGATCTACCTGAGCGGAGAGCTCATCGGCTCCGTGGTGCAGGCCCGCCGTGCCCCGCAGAGTGTCGAAGAGCGGATCAGGCTGCCCAAACTCACGGCGCGCGAGCGCCAGGTGGCGCAGCTCTTCGCGGAGGGGCACAGCACCCAGGCGATCGCCAGCCGCCTGTTTCTCAGCACCAAAACGATCGGCACCCACCGGGAAAACATCTTCCGGAAACTCGACATCAAAACCATCGCCGAACTCACCCGCTACGCCATGCGGGAGGGGTTGAGTCCGGTGGATTGGTAA
- a CDS encoding sensor histidine kinase, whose amino-acid sequence MHGSRQCGIEYEAGFGQLVAANEEIARRLHDELAQRLVFALIHLDDARAGANDPAPLAHCRGLVREALGATRELIGQLQGENPGGRMPNADDFAERCESVAREVGTMAGKIIGTDCPAVRISLPEPVARLLLDAARELLVNACKHAPEARIALRLRERRGGIELTVRDDGPGFDPQRILAPRAGGSGLCRLPARLRAEGIGLTLRTEKGAGAGVCAELVWPSMPGSRS is encoded by the coding sequence ATGCATGGATCGCGACAATGCGGCATCGAATACGAAGCGGGATTCGGGCAGCTCGTAGCGGCGAACGAGGAGATCGCCCGGCGGCTGCACGATGAGTTGGCCCAACGTCTGGTTTTTGCCTTGATCCATCTTGACGATGCCCGCGCCGGCGCGAACGACCCGGCTCCCTTGGCGCATTGCCGCGGACTGGTTCGGGAGGCGTTGGGGGCCACGCGGGAACTGATCGGTCAGTTACAGGGAGAAAACCCCGGCGGGCGAATGCCGAATGCCGACGATTTCGCGGAGCGCTGCGAGTCCGTCGCCCGCGAGGTCGGGACCATGGCCGGCAAGATCATTGGCACCGATTGCCCTGCTGTCCGGATAAGCCTTCCCGAACCTGTTGCCCGCCTTCTGCTGGATGCCGCGCGCGAGTTGCTGGTCAACGCCTGCAAGCATGCGCCGGAGGCGCGTATTGCCCTGCGGCTGCGCGAGCGGCGCGGAGGCATCGAACTGACCGTGCGGGACGACGGTCCGGGCTTCGATCCGCAACGCATTCTGGCGCCGCGTGCCGGCGGGAGCGGGCTGTGCCGCCTGCCCGCGCGGTTGCGGGCCGAAGGCATCGGCTTGACCTTGCGCACGGAGAAGGGCGCGGGCGCGGGCGTGTGCGCCGAACTGGTCTGGCCATCGATGCCCGGGAGCCGGTCATGA
- a CDS encoding GNAT family N-acetyltransferase translates to MNTPDIPLPRLRLRDFTGHDLPFVYAGLSHPDVIKHYGISYDSIDACQLQMDWFQSIRRDGTGRWLAIERKDDGQPIGAIGLSSLSREHRCAELGYWLLPQFWGEGYMREALAGFVEYAFRELGLHRIEAEVELDNTASQKQLAAAGFTLEGIRRECEMKNGAFLSLAGYARLSTDPDPRAGRANAAHT, encoded by the coding sequence ATGAATACACCCGACATCCCCCTCCCGCGCCTGCGACTGCGCGACTTCACCGGACATGACCTGCCCTTCGTCTATGCGGGCTTGTCCCATCCTGACGTCATCAAGCATTACGGCATTTCCTATGACAGTATCGACGCCTGCCAACTCCAGATGGACTGGTTCCAATCCATCCGGCGGGATGGTACCGGCCGCTGGCTGGCCATCGAACGCAAGGATGACGGCCAGCCGATCGGCGCCATCGGACTGAGCTCGCTGTCCCGCGAACACCGGTGCGCGGAATTGGGATACTGGCTGCTTCCCCAATTCTGGGGGGAAGGCTACATGCGCGAAGCGCTGGCCGGTTTTGTGGAGTATGCGTTTCGCGAATTGGGATTGCACCGGATCGAGGCGGAAGTGGAACTGGACAATACCGCGTCGCAAAAGCAGCTGGCCGCCGCCGGCTTCACTCTGGAAGGTATTCGTCGGGAGTGCGAAATGAAAAATGGCGCCTTCCTTTCCCTGGCCGGCTACGCGCGACTGAGCACCGACCCCGACCCGCGCGCCGGACGCGCCAATGCTGCCCACACTTGA
- a CDS encoding GNAT family N-acetyltransferase → MLPTLETGRLALRQRALADLPECLAMDRDPEVTRYIEGPWTDPVAHEAFVRERIARWPGPDFGYWTVIPRTGLSCVLGWIMLLPTSSPHSAELGWRFARAAWGMGYATEAALAVIAHARRIGTVRSLIADIDTRNTASRRVAHKLGMRPDSAHGTRGEQRFELSLDDIRAH, encoded by the coding sequence ATGCTGCCCACACTTGAGACCGGGCGCCTAGCGCTGCGGCAGCGCGCCCTGGCCGACCTTCCGGAATGTCTGGCGATGGATCGCGACCCGGAGGTCACGCGCTACATCGAGGGTCCCTGGACGGATCCCGTGGCGCACGAAGCATTCGTGCGCGAGCGGATCGCCCGTTGGCCAGGACCCGACTTCGGCTACTGGACGGTCATTCCCCGAACAGGGCTGTCATGCGTTCTTGGCTGGATCATGCTGCTGCCCACCTCATCCCCGCACAGCGCCGAACTTGGCTGGCGTTTCGCGCGCGCCGCGTGGGGAATGGGCTACGCGACCGAAGCCGCCCTCGCCGTCATTGCCCACGCCCGCCGGATCGGCACGGTGCGCAGCCTGATCGCCGACATCGACACGCGCAATACCGCCTCGCGGCGGGTCGCCCACAAGCTTGGAATGAGGCCTGACAGCGCGCATGGGACGCGTGGCGAACAGCGCTTCGAACTGTCTCTGGACGACATCCGCGCGCACTGA
- a CDS encoding DeoR/GlpR family DNA-binding transcription regulator: protein MLTRQRRQWILSRLREEGLVVAATLSRELGVSEDTIRRDLRDLAARGCLLRVHGGALPASPATANLAGRAKVEPEGKRAIAKTAAAMVRPGQIVLLDGGTTCRELARQLPRDLVATVVTHSPTVAVELTDHEGIDVVLIGGRLFKHSMVTVGAAAVEMAGRIHADLYFMGVTGISAGAGLTTGDQEESGIKRALMGRAAETWVLASSEKLDAASPWVIAPCAEVSGVIVEHDAASACLAAIDALGVTVLRADSR, encoded by the coding sequence ATGCTGACCCGTCAACGCCGACAATGGATTCTGAGCCGGCTTCGCGAGGAAGGACTGGTGGTGGCCGCCACGCTCAGCCGTGAGCTGGGCGTCTCCGAGGACACGATCCGGCGCGATTTGCGCGATCTGGCCGCCAGGGGATGCCTGCTGCGGGTGCACGGCGGCGCTCTGCCGGCGTCGCCGGCCACGGCGAACCTGGCCGGCCGGGCGAAGGTGGAGCCGGAAGGCAAGCGCGCCATCGCGAAAACCGCGGCGGCCATGGTGCGGCCGGGGCAGATCGTGCTATTGGACGGCGGAACCACCTGCCGGGAGCTGGCCCGCCAGCTCCCGCGCGATCTGGTGGCCACCGTGGTCACCCACAGTCCGACCGTCGCGGTGGAACTGACGGATCACGAGGGTATCGATGTGGTGCTGATCGGTGGTCGTCTGTTCAAGCATTCGATGGTCACGGTCGGCGCGGCGGCGGTGGAAATGGCCGGCAGAATCCACGCCGATCTGTACTTCATGGGGGTGACCGGCATCAGCGCCGGCGCGGGACTCACCACGGGGGATCAGGAGGAGAGCGGCATCAAGCGCGCGCTGATGGGCCGTGCCGCCGAAACCTGGGTGCTGGCGTCCTCGGAAAAGCTCGATGCGGCGTCGCCCTGGGTGATCGCGCCATGCGCCGAGGTCAGCGGGGTGATCGTGGAGCACGACGCGGCGTCGGCGTGCCTTGCCGCCATCGATGCGCTGGGCGTGACCGTGCTGCGCGCCGACTCGCGCTGA
- the nudK gene encoding GDP-mannose pyrophosphatase NudK — MNDPIRIVAVEVLSDDWFILKKTTFDYRRRDGSWQRQSRETYDRGNGATILLYNREARTVILTRQFRFPAFVNGSPDGMLIESCAGLLDLDDPLTCIRRETEEETGFRVTDVRKVFEAYMSPGSVTEKLYFFVGHYQSANRVRDGGGDASEGEDIEVLELPIERAMAMIDSGEIRDGKTIMLLQHACLHGLFEH, encoded by the coding sequence ATGAACGATCCCATCCGCATCGTCGCGGTGGAAGTTCTTTCCGACGACTGGTTCATCCTGAAAAAAACCACCTTCGACTACCGTCGCCGCGACGGCAGCTGGCAGCGTCAGAGCCGCGAAACCTATGATCGCGGCAACGGTGCGACCATCCTGCTTTACAACAGGGAGGCGCGCACGGTTATCCTGACCCGCCAGTTCCGTTTTCCGGCGTTCGTCAACGGCTCCCCGGACGGCATGCTGATCGAAAGCTGCGCGGGCCTGCTCGATCTTGACGATCCGCTGACCTGCATTCGCCGGGAAACCGAGGAAGAAACGGGATTCCGGGTAACGGACGTGCGCAAAGTGTTCGAGGCCTACATGAGCCCCGGCTCCGTCACCGAAAAGCTGTACTTTTTCGTCGGTCATTATCAAAGCGCAAACCGGGTCCGCGACGGCGGCGGAGACGCCAGCGAAGGCGAGGATATCGAGGTGCTGGAATTACCCATAGAGCGGGCGATGGCGATGATCGACAGCGGAGAGATCCGAGATGGCAAGACCATCATGCTGCTTCAGCACGCCTGCCTGCACGGTCTTTTCGAACACTGA
- a CDS encoding CHAD domain-containing protein, which translates to MATETELTLRLPPGRNAVFRRFIARHAGEHNGPVRERLRRIHYDTEDVSLARHGLSLCLIRQDGRWRQCLTRRGRSSRTPRTVEMPLNGPAPGLHGFAGTAIGKTLAKAVGNHAIVPRFSETLIRTVWIVGGSSGRRIRVQLDQGSLRGNGRMFAINDATFALEQQGPAEALYALALEVAARLPVEPVASDPGARGRMLYEPAQAPAPSRACRLEPESGETRSGAFRLVVRECPRHLRANVPGILDRSDPECIHQARVALRRLRSARALFLRAQTDDAWTIIDTEARWLAGRLGAVRDLDVFLDETLAGAGTNHDDITALAAAIAAKREASRGELAAALTSSRYGLFLLRLTLWLAQDGTGKTAWNGFARRALERRRRALEKPPPVAGKEKKRHILRKRAKKLRYAAEFLAFRFDRRSVRRYLAPLNDLLAVLGRMNDAAVGRALLLRLAEDTPSLAPAARTVIARLDAMESRRKPQLARARRRLRHTSAFW; encoded by the coding sequence ATGGCGACAGAAACCGAATTGACACTGCGCTTGCCGCCCGGCCGGAATGCCGTTTTCCGCCGTTTCATCGCCCGGCACGCGGGCGAACACAACGGCCCGGTACGGGAGCGTCTGCGCCGCATCCACTACGACACCGAGGATGTCTCGCTGGCGCGGCACGGCCTGAGCCTGTGTCTGATCCGGCAGGACGGGCGATGGCGGCAATGTCTGACGCGGCGGGGACGGAGTAGCCGAACACCACGAACCGTTGAGATGCCCCTGAACGGGCCGGCACCGGGCCTGCATGGATTCGCCGGAACGGCAATCGGCAAGACCCTGGCAAAAGCGGTCGGGAACCACGCCATCGTCCCCCGGTTTTCCGAGACGTTGATCCGGACCGTCTGGATCGTGGGCGGATCGTCCGGCCGGCGGATCCGCGTACAACTCGATCAGGGCTCGCTGCGCGGTAACGGCCGGATGTTCGCCATCAACGATGCGACCTTTGCGCTCGAGCAGCAGGGGCCCGCCGAGGCCCTGTACGCGCTGGCGCTGGAGGTGGCCGCCCGCTTGCCCGTGGAGCCGGTCGCTTCCGACCCCGGCGCGCGCGGCCGCATGCTATACGAGCCCGCGCAAGCGCCCGCGCCGTCACGGGCATGCCGCTTGGAGCCCGAATCGGGAGAAACCCGTTCCGGAGCCTTCCGTCTCGTCGTCCGCGAGTGCCCGCGCCATTTGCGCGCCAATGTTCCGGGCATTCTTGACCGCTCCGACCCGGAGTGCATCCACCAGGCTCGCGTGGCGTTGCGCCGGCTGCGCAGCGCGCGCGCCCTGTTCTTGCGTGCGCAAACGGACGATGCCTGGACGATCATCGACACCGAAGCGCGCTGGCTGGCCGGCCGGCTTGGCGCCGTGCGCGATCTGGACGTGTTTCTGGATGAAACACTGGCTGGCGCGGGAACCAATCATGACGACATCACGGCGCTGGCTGCCGCTATCGCGGCAAAGCGCGAAGCGAGCCGTGGAGAGCTGGCGGCAGCGCTGACGTCGTCCCGTTACGGCCTGTTTTTGCTTCGTCTGACGCTCTGGCTGGCGCAAGACGGAACCGGCAAGACCGCATGGAACGGATTCGCCCGCCGTGCGCTTGAGCGGCGCAGGCGCGCGCTCGAAAAGCCCCCCCCTGTCGCCGGCAAGGAGAAAAAACGGCACATATTGCGCAAACGGGCGAAGAAGCTGCGCTATGCGGCGGAATTTCTCGCGTTCCGGTTCGATCGCCGGTCCGTTCGGCGTTATCTCGCGCCACTGAACGATCTGCTTGCCGTTCTGGGCCGGATGAATGACGCCGCCGTGGGGCGCGCCCTGCTGCTCCGGCTCGCCGAAGACACTCCATCGCTCGCACCGGCCGCGCGGACGGTGATCGCCCGCCTCGACGCCATGGAAAGCCGCAGGAAACCACAATTGGCGCGCGCTCGCCGGCGGTTGAGACATACCTCTGCGTTCTGGTGA
- a CDS encoding response regulator, producing the protein MLKKILAVDDEPNNLQLLRQILKGSYQLVFATNARKGLEAARQHRPDLILLDISMPDMDGYQLCRELKALPETQAIPVIFVTAMESVDDEALGFDVGAVDYIQKPVSAPIVLRRIQTHLMLVKAREVENRQREAIFMLGEAGHYNDTDTGAHIWRMAAYARALALAAGWSAERADMLELAAPMHDTGKIGIPDDILKFPGRLSPEQWDVMKRHTDIGYEILRKSDTPLFVMAAEVALRHHERWDGSGYPDALAGDAIPESARIVAIADVFDALTTRRPYKEPWSMEAAVAEIAGSAGSHFAPDYVGTFVSILPEIRRIRDTWQG; encoded by the coding sequence ATGCTGAAAAAAATCCTGGCGGTGGATGACGAACCCAACAACCTGCAGCTTTTGCGGCAAATCCTCAAAGGCAGCTATCAGCTCGTTTTCGCGACAAACGCCAGAAAGGGGCTGGAAGCGGCGCGGCAGCACCGGCCGGATCTGATTCTGCTCGACATTTCGATGCCGGACATGGACGGTTATCAGTTGTGCCGCGAATTGAAGGCCTTGCCAGAGACGCAGGCCATTCCGGTGATTTTTGTCACCGCCATGGAGTCGGTGGACGACGAGGCGCTGGGGTTCGATGTCGGCGCGGTCGACTACATCCAGAAGCCGGTATCCGCGCCGATCGTGCTGCGCCGCATCCAGACGCACCTGATGCTGGTGAAGGCGCGCGAGGTCGAGAACCGCCAGCGCGAAGCGATTTTCATGCTGGGCGAGGCCGGACACTACAACGACACGGACACCGGCGCGCATATCTGGCGTATGGCCGCCTACGCGAGGGCCTTGGCGCTTGCCGCCGGCTGGTCGGCCGAGCGCGCCGACATGCTGGAGCTGGCCGCGCCGATGCACGATACCGGCAAGATCGGTATACCCGACGACATCCTGAAGTTCCCGGGCAGGCTCTCGCCCGAACAATGGGATGTGATGAAGCGGCACACGGATATCGGCTATGAAATCCTCAGAAAAAGCGATACGCCGCTGTTCGTGATGGCGGCCGAAGTGGCGCTCCGTCATCACGAACGATGGGATGGCAGCGGTTACCCCGATGCCCTGGCCGGGGACGCCATTCCCGAGAGCGCCCGGATCGTGGCGATCGCCGACGTGTTCGATGCGCTGACAACGCGAAGGCCCTACAAGGAACCGTGGTCCATGGAGGCTGCCGTGGCGGAAATCGCCGGTTCGGCGGGATCGCATTTCGCGCCGGACTACGTCGGGACATTTGTCTCCATTTTGCCCGAAATCCGCCGGATCCGGGATACCTGGCAGGGGTGA
- a CDS encoding PAS domain S-box protein, with amino-acid sequence MSHGEKSVSRSRRGGITAVGTVTLDEQGRVLSFDAVSERIFGFSADEVQGNNVSRLMPEPYHSEHDRYLARYLSEGNPRIIGKGREVVGLRKDGTVFPMWLAVSEVKLGQLRVFVGSVVDLSGQRHVEEDLASSQEMTRAILDTAANPIITIDASGLVSTFNPAAERLFGYARDDVLGRNVSLLMPEPYRSEHDGYLARFLGGGEPRIIGKGREVQGRRKDGSTFPMHLSVGAMQVGGKPLFVGIIADISKLKEAEGKLAVSLEMTRAILDTAANPIITIDARGIIGTINPAAQRLFGYAADDMAGRNVRMLMPEPYRSEHDGYLERFLREGNPRVIGKGREVEGLRKDGSTFPMHLSVGAMQVGGEPMFVGIIADISERKAAEAELTRHRDHLKELVAIATTEVKAIVQTAVSGIVTIDEHGLIHTFNPAAEALFGWSLAEVSGKNVSLLMPAEESGLHQRHLEAFLATGRSTVIGRGREVLARRKDGTQFPAYLSVGHAQISANRHLFVGFISDISSQKRAEAVLQRAKEDAEAGVRVKAAFIANMSHEIRTPMNAIIGFAELVLQERHLSAEVTRYVQTILGSAKSLLGIINDVLDISKLESGKFTLERVGFHLPNTLVAALGTIEHRAAEKGLTMSVDYPASLPVHFVGDPTRLRQVILNLVSNAIKFTEKGGVRLAVAAANRPDMLHFSVSDSGIGMTPEQVEKVFEAFSQADISTTRRFGGTGLGTTITRQIVELMEGEVWVESEPEQGSVFHFTARMPTWSQGEECLPDEGFVTCDEFQSPRTFRVLLAEDIEANAILVTLRLKRQGHEVTWVKNGLEALEKIRHESFDIILMDVMMPEMDGLEATRAIRALESAAGARTPILALTASVMREDNRRCFAAGMDGIEAKPIDFNHLLATMEQHVPEGRGSLHLARDMEGATGVQVDFAPVSRCADVPRALLSWGDAQAYAKALIQFAERNADDAGEMARRLGEENGKERARVVAHALKGVAANLALDRVASLAAHVDAQLKSGDMQQIGAVLHDLANELTQVARGIARLVLPDGGSAWAGDADPSTVARLLAAIRAGLDSLDPDVVEPVIDELARCVGDAALAPLRTRIAAFDFDGARDEVEKLSGGSGEVKE; translated from the coding sequence ATGAGTCATGGCGAAAAATCAGTATCCCGTTCCCGACGGGGCGGCATCACCGCGGTGGGAACAGTGACCCTGGACGAACAGGGCCGGGTTCTGTCATTCGATGCCGTGTCCGAGCGCATTTTCGGTTTTTCGGCGGACGAGGTGCAGGGAAACAATGTTTCCCGCCTCATGCCCGAGCCTTACCACTCGGAGCATGACCGGTATCTGGCGCGTTATTTGAGCGAAGGAAATCCCAGAATCATCGGCAAGGGCCGGGAGGTCGTCGGCCTGCGCAAGGATGGCACGGTATTCCCGATGTGGCTGGCTGTCAGCGAGGTGAAGCTTGGCCAACTTCGAGTATTTGTCGGATCGGTCGTCGATCTGTCCGGCCAGCGGCATGTCGAGGAAGATCTCGCCTCCAGCCAGGAGATGACCCGGGCCATCCTCGATACGGCGGCCAATCCCATCATCACCATCGATGCGTCGGGACTCGTCAGCACCTTCAACCCCGCGGCCGAGCGACTGTTCGGCTACGCCAGGGACGACGTGCTGGGCCGCAACGTGAGCTTGCTGATGCCCGAACCTTACCGGTCGGAGCACGACGGGTATCTGGCGCGTTTTCTTGGTGGCGGAGAGCCGCGCATCATCGGCAAGGGCAGGGAGGTGCAGGGCCGGCGCAAGGACGGCTCGACGTTTCCGATGCACCTGTCCGTGGGCGCGATGCAAGTCGGCGGCAAGCCGCTGTTCGTCGGCATCATTGCCGACATCAGCAAGCTCAAGGAGGCGGAGGGCAAGCTCGCCGTCAGCCTCGAAATGACACGCGCCATTCTCGATACGGCCGCCAATCCCATCATCACCATCGACGCGCGCGGGATCATCGGAACGATCAACCCCGCGGCGCAAAGGCTCTTTGGCTATGCGGCGGACGACATGGCCGGCCGGAATGTCAGGATGCTGATGCCCGAACCCTATCGCTCGGAGCATGACGGTTACCTTGAGCGCTTTTTGCGGGAAGGGAATCCGCGCGTGATCGGCAAGGGACGGGAGGTGGAGGGGTTACGCAAGGACGGCTCGACATTTCCGATGCATTTGTCCGTCGGCGCGATGCAGGTCGGCGGCGAGCCGATGTTCGTCGGCATCATCGCCGATATCTCCGAGCGCAAGGCCGCCGAGGCGGAACTGACCCGGCACAGGGATCACCTGAAGGAACTGGTGGCGATCGCCACCACCGAGGTGAAGGCCATCGTGCAGACCGCGGTCAGCGGTATCGTCACCATCGACGAACACGGGCTGATCCATACTTTCAACCCCGCCGCGGAAGCCCTTTTCGGCTGGTCGCTGGCGGAAGTGAGCGGCAAGAATGTTTCCCTTCTCATGCCGGCGGAGGAGTCGGGCCTGCACCAGCGCCACCTGGAGGCATTCCTCGCCACCGGCCGCAGCACGGTCATCGGACGCGGACGGGAAGTGCTGGCCCGGCGCAAGGACGGCACACAGTTTCCCGCGTATCTGTCGGTGGGGCACGCGCAGATCTCCGCCAATCGCCATCTTTTCGTCGGGTTCATTTCCGATATCTCTTCCCAGAAACGCGCCGAAGCGGTATTGCAGCGAGCCAAGGAAGACGCCGAGGCCGGCGTTCGGGTCAAGGCGGCATTCATCGCCAACATGAGTCACGAAATCCGCACACCGATGAATGCCATCATCGGTTTCGCCGAACTTGTCCTGCAGGAGCGGCATTTGTCCGCCGAAGTGACGCGCTATGTGCAAACCATTCTCGGTTCGGCCAAGTCATTGCTTGGCATCATCAATGATGTCCTGGACATCTCCAAGCTCGAGAGCGGCAAATTCACCCTCGAGCGGGTCGGCTTCCATCTGCCCAACACGCTGGTGGCGGCGCTGGGGACGATCGAGCATCGCGCCGCCGAAAAAGGGTTGACGATGTCTGTCGATTACCCGGCTTCGCTTCCGGTGCATTTTGTCGGAGACCCGACACGCTTGCGCCAGGTGATCCTCAACCTGGTCAGCAATGCGATCAAGTTCACCGAAAAGGGTGGCGTGCGGCTTGCCGTGGCAGCGGCGAACCGGCCTGACATGCTGCACTTCTCCGTCAGCGACAGCGGTATCGGAATGACGCCGGAACAGGTCGAAAAAGTCTTCGAAGCGTTTTCCCAGGCCGACATCAGCACGACCCGCCGGTTCGGCGGCACCGGGCTTGGAACGACCATCACCCGGCAGATCGTCGAATTGATGGAGGGCGAGGTCTGGGTGGAAAGCGAGCCGGAACAGGGGTCGGTTTTCCATTTCACGGCTAGGATGCCGACCTGGAGCCAGGGCGAGGAATGCTTGCCCGACGAGGGTTTTGTCACCTGCGACGAATTTCAGTCACCGCGCACTTTCAGAGTGTTGCTGGCCGAGGATATCGAGGCCAATGCCATCCTGGTGACCTTGCGGCTGAAACGTCAGGGGCACGAGGTGACGTGGGTGAAAAACGGTCTGGAAGCCCTGGAAAAAATTCGTCACGAGTCTTTCGATATCATTTTGATGGACGTCATGATGCCGGAAATGGACGGCCTGGAGGCGACGCGCGCTATCCGTGCCCTCGAGTCGGCCGCTGGTGCGCGCACGCCGATTCTGGCGCTGACCGCGAGCGTGATGCGCGAAGACAATCGCCGCTGCTTCGCCGCGGGCATGGACGGAATCGAAGCCAAACCGATCGATTTCAACCATTTGCTGGCCACTATGGAGCAGCATGTGCCGGAAGGCCGGGGCAGTTTGCATCTTGCCCGCGATATGGAGGGAGCCACGGGAGTTCAGGTGGACTTTGCCCCGGTATCGCGCTGCGCCGATGTTCCGCGGGCGTTGCTGTCCTGGGGCGACGCGCAGGCCTATGCCAAAGCGTTGATCCAGTTCGCCGAGCGCAATGCCGATGACGCCGGTGAAATGGCGCGCCGGCTTGGCGAGGAGAACGGCAAGGAGCGCGCGCGAGTGGTCGCCCATGCGCTCAAGGGTGTGGCGGCGAACCTTGCGCTGGATCGGGTGGCGAGCCTGGCCGCGCATGTGGATGCGCAGCTCAAATCGGGCGACATGCAGCAAATCGGGGCCGTGCTTCATGATCTGGCGAATGAGCTGACCCAGGTCGCGCGCGGCATCGCCCGGCTGGTGCTGCCGGATGGCGGATCCGCGTGGGCGGGCGACGCCGATCCATCGACGGTCGCGCGGCTTCTGGCGGCGATCCGGGCGGGGCTGGATTCGCTCGACCCCGATGTGGTGGAACCCGTGATCGACGAATTGGCCCGATGCGTGGGTGATGCCGCTCTGGCCCCGCTACGAACCCGGATTGCCGCCTTCGATTTTGACGGGGCACGGGACGAGGTGGAAAAACTCTCCGGTGGCTCGGGGGAAGTGAAGGAGTGA
- the cydB gene encoding cytochrome d ubiquinol oxidase subunit II yields MFDLPSVWAGIIALGVFIYVMLDGFDLGIGILFPFFPEERDRNVMMNTVAPVWDANETWLVLGGAGLFAAFPVVYSAVLSALYLPLILMLCGLIFRGVAFEIRGKARRTRHVWDLAFILGSSGAAFFQGVALGAYIQGIRVEGREFAGGVFDWLTPFSLFTGAGVVITYAALGCGWLIIKTDGDLQRRLFRIMPFLTWAWLAAIGMVSIWTPLLDTAIGERWFRLPNLFFLMPVPLAVLACVAAILRACRNKNERQPYGFALLLAALGYAGFVISIWPMLIPPSVSLWQAAAPESSLAFTLVGAVIIIPVILVYSALGYWVFRGKVRASDEGYH; encoded by the coding sequence ATGTTTGATTTACCGTCGGTTTGGGCGGGCATCATCGCTCTGGGAGTATTTATCTACGTGATGCTGGACGGATTCGATCTGGGAATCGGGATACTGTTTCCGTTTTTCCCGGAGGAACGCGACCGCAATGTGATGATGAACACCGTGGCTCCGGTATGGGATGCCAACGAAACCTGGCTGGTGCTTGGCGGGGCCGGTCTCTTCGCGGCCTTCCCCGTTGTCTACTCGGCCGTGCTTTCCGCGCTGTATCTGCCGTTGATCCTGATGTTGTGCGGATTGATTTTCCGGGGAGTGGCGTTCGAAATCCGCGGCAAGGCGCGGCGAACGCGCCATGTGTGGGATCTGGCCTTTATCCTGGGCTCATCCGGCGCGGCGTTCTTTCAGGGGGTGGCCCTGGGCGCCTACATCCAGGGCATCCGGGTCGAGGGAAGGGAGTTCGCCGGAGGTGTTTTCGATTGGCTCACACCGTTCAGCCTGTTCACCGGCGCCGGTGTCGTGATCACCTATGCCGCGCTCGGCTGCGGTTGGCTGATCATCAAGACCGACGGCGATCTGCAGCGCCGGCTGTTCCGGATCATGCCGTTTCTGACCTGGGCGTGGCTGGCGGCGATTGGGATGGTCAGTATCTGGACTCCGCTGCTGGACACGGCGATAGGCGAGCGCTGGTTCCGTCTGCCGAATCTGTTCTTCCTGATGCCGGTTCCCCTGGCTGTGCTGGCCTGCGTCGCGGCAATCCTGCGCGCGTGCCGCAATAAGAACGAACGACAGCCCTATGGCTTCGCCCTGTTGCTTGCCGCGCTCGGGTACGCGGGTTTCGTGATCAGCATCTGGCCCATGCTGATACCGCCTTCGGTGTCGTTATGGCAGGCGGCGGCGCCCGAGTCGAGTCTCGCCTTCACCCTGGTCGGCGCGGTGATCATCATCCCGGTCATCCTGGTGTATTCGGCGCTGGGGTATTGGGTTTTTCGCGGGAAGGTGCGCGCGTCGGACGAGGGGTACCACTAG